In Apis cerana isolate GH-2021 linkage group LG6, AcerK_1.0, whole genome shotgun sequence, the following are encoded in one genomic region:
- the LOC107993774 gene encoding probable deoxyhypusine synthase isoform X2, giving the protein MINARNIPLEDDQIDTLEEDKFIKRKSSCTIFLGYTSNMASCGIRDTIRFLVQHKMIDCIVTTAGGVEEDLIKCLAPTYIGDFHLEGKSLRQHGINRIGNLLVPNNNYCLFEDWVIPILDEMLTEQKTKDILWTPSKVITRLGEKINNEDSIYYWAAKNKIPVFSPALTDGSLGDMMYFHSFRNPGLIIDIISDLKRLNTMAMKAVKSGMIIIGGGVVKHHICNANLMRNGADYSVFINTASEFDGSDSGARPDEAISWGKIRMDAKPVKIYAEASLVFPLLVGETFARHYHSTKEKTISDV; this is encoded by the exons atgataaatgctAGAAATATTCCTCTTGAAGATGATCAAATTGATACTTTagaagaagataaatttataaaaagaaagtctTCATGTACAATATTTTTGGGATATACATCTAATATGGCTTCATGTGGAATTCGAGATACTATAAGATTTCTTGTACAGCATAAAATG ATTGATTGCATTGTAACTACAGCAGGTGGTGTAGAAGAGGATTTGATAAAATGCTTAGCACCAACATATATAGGAGATTTTCATTTAGAAGGAAAAAGTCTTAGACAACATGGTATCAACAGAATAGGAAATCTATTAGtacctaataataattattgtttatttgaaGATTGGGTCATACCTATATTAGATGAAATGTTAACtgaacaaaaaacaaaa gatATACTTTGGACACCATCTAAAGTAATAACAAGACTtggtgaaaaaattaataatgaagattcaatatattattgggctgcaaaaaataaaattccagtATTTAGTCCTGCTTTAACAGATGGGAGTCTTGGTGATATGatgtattttcattcttttaggAATCCAGGCTTAATCATAGATATAATTTCag ACCTTAAGAGATTAAATACAATGGCTATGAAAGCAGTGAAAAGTGGCATGATTATTATTGGAGGTGGTGTTGTAAAACATCACATTTGTAATGCAAATCTTAtg agaaatgGTGCTGATTATTCTGTGTTTATTAATACAGCTTCAGAATTTGATGGGAGTGATAGCGGTGCTCGTCCAGATGAAGCTATTTCATGGGGTAAAATTCGAATGGATGCAAAACCAGTTaaa atatatgcAGAAGCTTCTCTTGTGTTTCCATTACTCGTAGGAGAAACTTTTGCTCGACATTATCattcaacaaaagaaaaaactatttcggatgtttaa
- the LOC107993774 gene encoding probable deoxyhypusine synthase isoform X1, translated as MNDTQSSQDKIPEIVKNAVLMQSSPIPIGTPVVKGYDWNKGINYHALFETYKNSGFQARNFGLAVDEIQKMINARNIPLEDDQIDTLEEDKFIKRKSSCTIFLGYTSNMASCGIRDTIRFLVQHKMIDCIVTTAGGVEEDLIKCLAPTYIGDFHLEGKSLRQHGINRIGNLLVPNNNYCLFEDWVIPILDEMLTEQKTKDILWTPSKVITRLGEKINNEDSIYYWAAKNKIPVFSPALTDGSLGDMMYFHSFRNPGLIIDIISDLKRLNTMAMKAVKSGMIIIGGGVVKHHICNANLMRNGADYSVFINTASEFDGSDSGARPDEAISWGKIRMDAKPVKIYAEASLVFPLLVGETFARHYHSTKEKTISDV; from the exons ATGAATGATACACAAAGTTCACAGGATAAAATTccagaaattgttaaaaatgctGTATTAATGCAAAGTTCTCCTATACCAATAGGAACACCTGTTGTGAAag gATATGACTGGAATAAAGGAATTAATTATCATgctttatttgaaacatataaaaattcgggTTTTCAAGCAAGAAATTTTGGTTTAGCAGTGGATGAAAttcagaaaatgataaatgctAGAAATATTCCTCTTGAAGATGATCAAATTGATACTTTagaagaagataaatttataaaaagaaagtctTCATGTACAATATTTTTGGGATATACATCTAATATGGCTTCATGTGGAATTCGAGATACTATAAGATTTCTTGTACAGCATAAAATG ATTGATTGCATTGTAACTACAGCAGGTGGTGTAGAAGAGGATTTGATAAAATGCTTAGCACCAACATATATAGGAGATTTTCATTTAGAAGGAAAAAGTCTTAGACAACATGGTATCAACAGAATAGGAAATCTATTAGtacctaataataattattgtttatttgaaGATTGGGTCATACCTATATTAGATGAAATGTTAACtgaacaaaaaacaaaa gatATACTTTGGACACCATCTAAAGTAATAACAAGACTtggtgaaaaaattaataatgaagattcaatatattattgggctgcaaaaaataaaattccagtATTTAGTCCTGCTTTAACAGATGGGAGTCTTGGTGATATGatgtattttcattcttttaggAATCCAGGCTTAATCATAGATATAATTTCag ACCTTAAGAGATTAAATACAATGGCTATGAAAGCAGTGAAAAGTGGCATGATTATTATTGGAGGTGGTGTTGTAAAACATCACATTTGTAATGCAAATCTTAtg agaaatgGTGCTGATTATTCTGTGTTTATTAATACAGCTTCAGAATTTGATGGGAGTGATAGCGGTGCTCGTCCAGATGAAGCTATTTCATGGGGTAAAATTCGAATGGATGCAAAACCAGTTaaa atatatgcAGAAGCTTCTCTTGTGTTTCCATTACTCGTAGGAGAAACTTTTGCTCGACATTATCattcaacaaaagaaaaaactatttcggatgtttaa
- the LOC107993773 gene encoding protein regulator of cytokinesis 1-like, with protein MADLNKWEPNIQKTVIKLKSTLSQLHKIWEEIGFSEEVRATYCEQAFNHIDDLFCEMVSESEHKKETLLVGIRELIEQVGTLAKELGTNVMVAGYEDLPLKEVEQVLRTDLHKLQYCKEQRITHLRELLTKERSLCKMLGTQPINIEDKVPSEEELNSFKLYLDKQEGEKNRLEVIFNEMRRAIVRMMDDLGISPSTNFENLVYENSEDFVFTSNNMTKLKEFRDELKHKVDTAKEHVEDIKQELIALWKYLDEPEHICQSFLNSYIGYSVATINALSTELERCKEKRKQNIARYVSQVRSELVKLWDLCKFSEQQRRQFIHFNSHTYTEDLLTLHELEVKRIQEFYETNKSIFELLQERDNLWTKMKELLQRANDPDRFYNRGGQLLMEEKERKTIQKKLPKIEEQLRNLIKDYESIHGEVFTINGMSVEELLKESWEHLNEEKETIKKARKEGKDKSIKKATLSASKKTISNSSKKTPGILSTRRHTPINSSKRKLLFSPSPNTSAKRRNISIGGSGSKIKRSRKIPKKILHIKNSNKKENSMSHNSTATDTTYSQFKEHLEDKKELRSSLLPEQVLANASKSKIKSKPVRTPAKPLRKNLPLTTTPTTPKLSQSQLHKSPRSPRIAHSSRLATVSTPLPIIF; from the coding sequence atggctgatttaaataaatgggaACCAAATATACAGAAGACtgttataaaacttaaaagtACATTGTctcaattacataaaatatgggAAGAAATAGGATTCAGCGAAGAAGTACGTGCCACATATTGCGAACAAGCATTTAATCATATAGACGATCTATTTTGCGAAATGGTTTCAGAATCagaacataaaaaagaaacgctaTTAGTTGGTATTAGAGAGTTAATAGAACAAGTTGGTACTTTAGCAAAAGAATTAGGTACTAATGTTATGGTTGCTGGATATGAAGATTTACCCTTAAAAGAAGTAGAACAAGTGCTGCGCActgatttacataaattacaatattgtaAGGAACAACGAATAACACATTTAAGAGAACTACTTACAAAAGAAAGAtctttatgtaaaatgttAGGTACTCAGCCAATTAATATAGAAGACAAAGTACCTTCAGAAGAGGAACTTAATAGTTTTAAGCTTTATCTTGATAAACAAGAAGGTGAAAAAAATCGTTtagaagttatttttaatgaaatgcgTAGAGCAATTGTTAGAATGATGGATGATTTAGGCATTTCACCatcaacaaattttgaaaatttagtgTATGAAAATAGTgaagattttgtttttacCAGTAATAATATGaccaaattaaaagaatttcgagATGAACTTAAACATAAAGTGGATACAGCGAAAGAACATGTAGAAGATATTAAACAAGAATTAATTGCATTATGGAAATATCTGGATGAACCAGAACATATTTGTCAATCATTTCTTAATAGTTATATAGGATATAGCGTAGCAACTATAAATGCATTAAGTACAGAATTAGAAcgttgtaaagaaaaaagaaagcaaaatATTGCGAGATATGTATCACAAGTAAGATCTGAGCTGGTTAAATTATGGGATCTATGTAAATTTAGTGAACAACAAAGAAgacaatttatacattttaattctcATACATATACAGaagatttattaacattacatGAATTAGAAGTAAAGAGAATCCAAGAATTTTATGAGactaataaatctatatttgaaCTTTTACAAGAACGTGATAATCTATGgacaaaaatgaaagaattattacaaCGTGCAAATGATCCAGATCGTTTTTATAATCGTGGTGGTCAATTATTAATGGAAGAAAAGGAACGTAAAACTATTCAAAAAAAGTTGCCAAAAATAGAAGagcaattaagaaatttaataaaggatTATGAAAGTATACATGGAGAAGTATTTACTATTAATGGAATGTCAgtagaagaattattaaaagaatcatGGGAACATTTaaatgaagagaaagaaacaataaaaaaggctagaaaagaaggaaaagataaatcaataaagaaaGCAACATTAAGTGCttctaaaaaaactatttcaaattcatcCAAAAAAACACCAGGTATATTAAGTACTCGTCGTCATACACCAATTAATTcatcaaaaagaaaacttttatttagtCCATCTCCAAATACTTCTGCAAAACGTAGAAATATAAGCATAGGGGGAAGTggatctaaaattaaaagaagcagaaaaattcctaaaaaaatattacatataaaaaatagtaataaaaaagaaaactctaTGTCACATAATTCAACTGCTACAGATACAACATATAGTCAATTTAAAGAACatttagaagataaaaaagaattacgtAGTTCTTTATTACCAGAACAAGTATTAGCAAATGCaagtaaatctaaaataaaatccaaacCAGTGAGAACACCTGCTAAgccattaagaaaaaatttaccaTTAACAACTACACCAACAACTCCAAAATTATCACAATCACAATTACATAAATCGCCTCGTAGTCCAAGAATTGCACATTCATCAAGACTTGCTACTGTATCAACACCTTTacctataattttttga